From the Synergistaceae bacterium DZ-S4 genome, one window contains:
- a CDS encoding DMT family transporter: MDRNRLYMLLGDLGILLVALIWGTTNVVIRDALEGITPLWFCGLRFAIAWATVMIFFGKKAFLLPREMRLKSTLVGMVFICAYLCGAVGLLYTTAGNQSFIISMSVVLVPLSVWIITKKFPGWHVVLSVLLCTAGMVGLMLDVDLSVNLGDLLSFASCVFVTIYILLVQKYVRGVDPYALTCWQAFGGMLLAVAAAAIFEPFPAHIPLKAWLALIHTGTIGFALTLVIQTVAQKYTNATHVAILLSTSGVFGSVAGVMFIGEPMTFRIFIASAMILAGVMIVEALPALRKKYRENGAKGGQLT, translated from the coding sequence GTGGACAGGAACAGGCTTTATATGCTTCTGGGCGATCTTGGGATACTGCTTGTCGCCCTGATATGGGGAACAACAAACGTTGTCATAAGGGACGCACTCGAAGGGATCACCCCGCTCTGGTTCTGCGGATTGCGTTTTGCGATAGCCTGGGCGACAGTGATGATATTTTTCGGAAAAAAAGCATTTCTCCTGCCTCGGGAGATGCGGCTGAAGAGCACTCTTGTCGGGATGGTCTTCATCTGCGCTTACCTCTGCGGGGCCGTAGGCCTGCTTTACACTACCGCAGGCAACCAGTCCTTTATAATTTCCATGTCAGTGGTCCTGGTGCCGCTCTCCGTCTGGATCATCACAAAAAAATTCCCAGGCTGGCATGTGGTACTCTCTGTATTGCTCTGCACTGCCGGCATGGTAGGCCTTATGCTTGACGTGGACCTCTCGGTCAATCTCGGAGACCTGTTAAGTTTTGCTTCATGCGTTTTTGTTACGATATACATACTGCTTGTTCAGAAGTACGTGAGGGGCGTTGATCCATACGCGCTGACGTGCTGGCAGGCTTTCGGAGGAATGCTCCTGGCAGTGGCTGCCGCAGCAATATTCGAGCCCTTTCCCGCACATATCCCTCTCAAGGCATGGCTGGCCCTTATCCACACCGGTACCATAGGCTTCGCACTGACGCTTGTAATACAGACTGTTGCCCAAAAATATACGAATGCCACACATGTGGCCATTCTGCTCTCCACTTCCGGGGTATTCGGCTCTGTGGCCGGAGTGATGTTCATAGGCGAACCGATGACGTTCAGAATATTCATAGCTTCGGCTATGATATTGGCAGGGGTCATGATCGTGGAAGCACTCCCGGCCCTCAGAAAAAAGTACAGGGAGAACGGCGCAAAGGGCGGACAGCTTACCTGA
- the pdxS gene encoding pyridoxal 5'-phosphate synthase lyase subunit PdxS has product MITSEQVKLNRDLAKMLKGGVIMDVTTPEQARIAEEAGACAVMALERIPADIRQAGGISRMSDPKMIKNIQAAVSIPVMAKCRIGHFVEAQILEAIEIDYIDESEVLSPADDVYHIDKTMFRVPFVCGARNLGEALRRIAEGATMIRTKGEPGTGDVIQAVRHLRAMNAEISRISSMRRDEIFEAAKELQVPYELLLSVHEEGRLPVVNFAAGGVATPADASLMMQLGAEGVFVGSGIFKSGDPKKRASAIVRAVTNYLDPKVLAEVSEDLGEAMVGINEKEIAVLMAERGK; this is encoded by the coding sequence ATGATCACAAGCGAACAGGTAAAGCTGAACAGAGACCTTGCAAAAATGCTCAAGGGCGGAGTCATAATGGATGTTACGACCCCCGAACAGGCGCGCATAGCAGAAGAAGCCGGAGCGTGCGCGGTGATGGCCCTTGAAAGGATACCCGCCGATATAAGGCAGGCAGGCGGTATCTCAAGGATGAGCGACCCCAAAATGATAAAGAACATCCAGGCCGCAGTTTCCATACCCGTAATGGCGAAGTGCCGGATAGGCCACTTTGTTGAGGCACAGATACTGGAAGCCATCGAGATCGACTACATAGACGAGAGCGAAGTGCTGAGCCCAGCCGACGACGTCTACCACATCGACAAGACGATGTTCAGGGTGCCTTTTGTCTGCGGAGCAAGAAATCTCGGGGAAGCCCTCCGCCGCATAGCTGAAGGCGCCACCATGATAAGGACAAAGGGCGAACCCGGCACAGGCGACGTTATCCAGGCAGTCCGCCACCTGAGGGCCATGAACGCAGAGATCTCCAGGATCAGCTCAATGCGCAGGGATGAGATATTTGAGGCCGCCAAAGAGCTTCAGGTCCCCTACGAACTTCTACTCTCTGTACATGAAGAGGGAAGACTTCCGGTAGTCAACTTTGCCGCAGGAGGTGTAGCCACTCCGGCAGATGCGTCTCTCATGATGCAGCTGGGCGCTGAAGGAGTATTCGTAGGAAGCGGGATCTTCAAGTCCGGCGACCCGAAGAAGCGCGCCTCCGCAATAGTCAGGGCTGTGACAAACTACTTGGACCCGAAGGTCCTTGCAGAGGTGTCGGAGGACCTTGGTGAGGCGATGGTCGGCATCAACGAGAAAGAAATAGCGGTACTGATGGCGGAGCGCGGAAAATAA
- a CDS encoding MBL fold metallo-hydrolase, protein MEFNNIKGNTWMACGPVNIGAYVKEGEAVLIDSGNDSSSGRKILRLAEEKGWKIRLIINTHFHADHVGGNAFIQKRTGCAIAASAKEAPFINMPEMEPEILWSGRAPKAICNKFLQAEPSKVTLTAEPDTVIEVWGLRIVPLYGHAHGQIGVLTPDGVLFTADSVISGRILSKYGIPFTADYGSAMETFDMLESFSADYFIPSHGDICEDIVPVTEANRKCLNALREEILEICSEPSTRDGIVGKLAQRHGLDMNLSQYVLIQSTVAAILSPLIDSGELLCSFENGTLSLESRH, encoded by the coding sequence ATGGAATTCAATAATATAAAGGGGAATACCTGGATGGCTTGCGGACCTGTCAACATAGGGGCCTATGTAAAAGAAGGAGAGGCCGTCCTTATCGACAGCGGCAACGACTCCTCCTCCGGAAGGAAGATACTGCGCCTTGCTGAAGAGAAGGGCTGGAAGATCCGTCTGATAATAAACACCCATTTCCACGCCGACCATGTCGGGGGCAACGCATTCATACAAAAGAGGACCGGATGCGCGATCGCAGCCTCCGCAAAGGAGGCGCCTTTCATTAATATGCCTGAGATGGAGCCGGAGATACTTTGGTCGGGAAGGGCACCAAAGGCGATCTGCAATAAATTTCTCCAGGCGGAGCCCTCAAAAGTGACACTTACGGCAGAGCCGGATACCGTTATCGAAGTATGGGGGCTCAGGATCGTCCCCCTTTACGGCCATGCTCACGGGCAGATCGGCGTGCTTACGCCTGACGGTGTCCTTTTTACAGCGGATTCAGTCATATCCGGGCGTATACTGAGCAAGTACGGCATCCCCTTCACCGCAGATTACGGCAGCGCCATGGAGACCTTTGACATGCTTGAGAGCTTCAGTGCAGACTATTTTATCCCTTCGCACGGAGACATATGCGAAGACATCGTTCCTGTCACAGAAGCCAACAGAAAATGCCTGAACGCACTGAGGGAAGAGATACTTGAAATATGTTCAGAGCCTTCCACAAGAGATGGGATAGTCGGAAAGCTCGCTCAAAGGCATGGACTTGACATGAATCTGTCGCAGTATGTCCTCATACAGAGCACCGTGGCAGCGATCCTTTCGCCTCTTATCGATTCGGGCGAACTCCTCTGTTCATTCGAAAACGGGACTCTCTCACTGGAAAGCAGGCATTGA
- a CDS encoding PLP-dependent aminotransferase family protein, with protein sequence MICDFISIESDSGIPMWKQIYEGVAEAIGRGMIGASERLPSVRELSDSLGVSRSPVENAYIHLQLDGRIESRPKSGYFALKRSGEAVREEVREPAPKQSVKYDLCSTGIDSDTADIPVWRKHLRAALNMQEKIISAGDPQGERELRDALVRYCFEARKVKASSDRIVIASGTQQLLTELCRMAGNAGVVAAERPGYARGERIFRDFGWKVEYIGNVGEMPGVRLREGNYDLFADITSNRPRMPLSQISRRRKELLDWAEYDDSYILEDDYNGELRYFSRSVPSLQGASPERVIYIGSFSRLLLPSVRIAYMVIPGGLAERAGIKSSLYDQTSSKIEQLALANYINDGHLEKHIRRSRKAYQIKSREMLRIIGEAFEEKVRYELLETSLCVAVTFGSKSAPEELSAAAHSEGIAVDQISCSAEEGLLTANLSFSAIPCGSIRPAVQALCSAWKEHIR encoded by the coding sequence TTGATATGCGATTTCATTTCCATTGAGAGCGATTCTGGTATCCCGATGTGGAAGCAGATATACGAGGGGGTAGCTGAAGCGATCGGGAGAGGAATGATAGGCGCTTCCGAACGGCTGCCCTCTGTTCGCGAACTCTCTGATTCGCTTGGCGTAAGCCGTTCTCCGGTCGAAAACGCTTACATACACCTTCAGCTCGACGGCCGCATCGAAAGCAGGCCCAAAAGCGGATACTTCGCGCTCAAAAGGTCCGGAGAGGCCGTGCGGGAGGAGGTCCGGGAGCCGGCACCGAAGCAAAGTGTGAAATATGACCTCTGCAGTACGGGGATAGATTCAGATACTGCAGATATTCCGGTTTGGAGAAAGCACCTCCGCGCAGCCCTGAATATGCAGGAAAAGATAATTTCGGCGGGAGATCCTCAAGGTGAGCGCGAACTCAGGGATGCTCTGGTCAGATACTGTTTTGAGGCGCGAAAAGTCAAGGCGTCGTCAGACCGTATCGTTATAGCCTCAGGGACTCAGCAGCTGTTGACAGAACTTTGCCGGATGGCCGGAAATGCGGGAGTCGTCGCTGCGGAACGGCCGGGATATGCCCGTGGGGAACGGATATTCCGTGACTTCGGCTGGAAAGTTGAGTACATAGGAAACGTGGGGGAAATGCCCGGCGTGCGCCTCAGAGAGGGGAATTACGACCTTTTTGCGGATATCACATCCAATCGGCCCCGGATGCCCCTTTCACAAATTTCCAGAAGACGGAAAGAGCTCCTCGACTGGGCTGAATATGACGATTCATACATACTCGAGGATGACTACAACGGCGAGCTGCGCTATTTTTCCCGATCGGTCCCTTCACTCCAGGGAGCTTCTCCCGAAAGAGTCATATATATTGGAAGCTTTTCAAGGCTTCTCCTTCCCTCAGTCCGTATTGCCTACATGGTCATACCCGGCGGCCTTGCGGAGAGGGCGGGCATAAAAAGTTCACTTTACGACCAGACCTCCAGCAAGATAGAACAACTTGCCCTTGCGAATTACATTAATGACGGACACCTTGAAAAGCATATAAGGAGAAGCAGAAAGGCGTATCAGATCAAGAGCAGGGAGATGCTGAGAATTATCGGCGAAGCCTTTGAAGAGAAGGTCCGGTACGAGCTTCTTGAGACTTCCCTCTGCGTAGCTGTAACTTTCGGATCGAAGTCTGCTCCGGAAGAGCTTTCAGCGGCGGCACATTCAGAAGGGATAGCCGTAGATCAGATATCCTGTTCTGCCGAAGAGGGGCTTCTTACGGCCAACCTCTCTTTTTCAGCAATACCGTGCGGATCTATCAGGCCGGCCGTTCAGGCGCTCTGCTCGGCCTGGAAGGAACACATCAGGTAA